The genomic region TGGCGAACAATCGGGTCGAAATATTGCCGTCGGCATCCACCACCGCGCCACCGGGGTCAGCCGCAATACCCAAGGCCAATGGCCCCGGCCGAATCAACCCGCGCGCCAGCAGTTGCTGCGGCAACGGGCGGTCGACGCGGCGCCAGTCGTATTCAATACCCGTAGAGTTGATCAGGCCCACACCACTGACCGTCACGGCATGCGACTCGCCCCGCCGCCGAAGGGTGATGCTGACCTGGCCGTCGCGTACTTCGCCCAAGCCCTTGAGCGATGCTGCCTCGATGGTCAACCGCCCTTCCCCATGCAGGCGTTCCACCAGTTCGGCGCTCAGGGGTGGCGAGCGGTGGTGATGGCTTTCCCACCAGGGCCGTACATGGCGGACGAACTGACGACGCTGCCCATCAGTGGCCTGACTCCACAGTCGGCCGATATGAGACCGCACGGTGTCCAGCGGCGCTTGCCAGTCGATACCGGCAGCAATGGCCTCGGCGCACTGTCGACGTACTTCGCGCAACAGTTGCAGCGGGCTGCGCAGGCTGTGATCAGCGGCCAGGAAGTCGCCCCAAGTCGGTGGCTGACGGCGCACATGGGGCAGCAGGCCGTGGCGGGAGAAGACGCGGATCGGGCCGCGATGGCCGGCCTGTTCCAGGGACACCACGGCGTCGACCATGGTCAGGCCGGAGCCGATGATCAGTACCGTGCCCTGGGGATCGAGGCGCGATATGGCGGCGACATCCCAGGGATCGACGGCGGCAGCGTTGAGGCCGCTGGATTGTTTCTGGCGGGTGCGCGCAGCCGGGAACATGCCGGTCGCCAACACTGCGTGGGCAGCGTGCAGTTGCTGACCATCAGCCAGGGTCAGGCTTGCACCATCGCTGTCTGTCACCAAGTCGACCACTTCGCCATGCACATGCTCGGCGGTCGAGCCCCAGGCTGCGCCCTGCTCCCGCGCCTCGGCCAGGCGCTGCTGCACGTAGAGGCCGAAGAGACCGCGAGGCATGAACAACTCACTGACCGGCACATGTTGCTGATCCGATTCGGGCCAGCCGCCTTGGGCGATGTAGGCTTCGAGCCACTGGGGCAGATCATCGGGGTTGTCCGGGTCGACACTCATCCGCGCGGCATTGCCGTTCAAGGTATGGCCCAGTTCCGTGGCGCTGTAGGCCTCGCCACGGCCGAGTTCGGCACGCGGCTCGACGATCAGCACCCGACGCCGTCCCGGCAGGCGCAGCAACTGCACCGCCAGCATGGCGCCGCTCAAGCCACCGCCAACGATCACGACGTCAGCCGGCCCCGCTACTGGCGCGATGGCGTGCGTCGCCTGTCCGCTCAGGATTTCACTCATTCTTCGCTCTCTTGTCAGTGCTTGCCCAGGTAGAAATCCTGCAGGTCGCCCCGGGCCAGCAATTCGTCCGACGTGCCGCTGAGCACCACTCGGCCGGTGTCGAGCACATGGGCACGGGTGGCGTATTTCAGCGCTACGTTAATGTTTTGTTCGGCAATCAGGAAGCTCATCTGTTGCTCGCGGTTGAGTTGCGCGACGATTTCGTAAATCTCTTCCACGATAATAGGCGCCAGGCCCATGGATGGCTCGTCGAGCAAGACCAAAGTCGGCCGGGTCATCAGCGCCCGACCGATGGCGACCATCTGCTGCTCGCCGCCGGAGGTCAGCCCGGCCTGGGTCTTGCGCTTGGTTTTCAGGCGCGGGAACCAGGCGTAGATACGCTCCAGGTCATCCTGCAGCTCGCGTCGGCTGAGACCGCGAACGAAGCCGCCGCTGCGCAGGTTGTCCTCCACGGTCAGTTGGCCGAATACGTGGCGTCCTTCCAGCACATGCACCAGACCGTCGCGTACGCGCTGGCTGGGCTCCACCGCCAGGCTGTCCTGGCCCTGGAAGTGGATGCTGCCGCGAGTGACCTGCGCGCGCTCGGCGCGCACCAGCCCGGAGATGGCCTTGAGGGTGGTGCTCTTGCCGGCGCCATTGGCACCGAGCAAGGCGACGATGCCGCCGCGCGCCACGCTCAGGGACACCCCGGACACCGCGAGGATGCTGCGGTCGTAGATCACCTCGATGTCATCGACCCCTAGCAGCGGCGCGGCGCCCGCTTCAATCGCTGGCTGGCCCATGGCTTACTCGTCTGCCGCGCAGGTGCGCGGGGTCAGGTTCTTTTCCTTGGCGAAGGCCGCCGATTTCTCGTCGATCAGTGGGCGCAGCAGCGCGCGGTCGGCGGCGATCCAGTCACTGACCAGGCTCCAGTGCGCGCCATCCCACTGCTGCACCCGCGCCGAACCGCCGCCCTCATGGTCGCTGCAGGACAGCTTGAGGTTCTGCATCAGACCGTAGAAGCCCATGGCCTTGAGCCGCGCATCGTCGATGTTCAGGTGCTCCAGGCCCCAGCGGCCTTCTTCGCCATGCAACGGCCGCTTGCCGAACTTGCCCTGCCCGGTGCGGATCGCTTCCACAGCGATGGCGGCGTTCACCAAGCCTGAGTTGTAGTAGACGCTGCCGAAGTTGTTGAGGTCCTTGAGGTCGCTCTTGCCCTTGTCGAGGATGTATTGCTTGAGGCGCTTGTGGATCTCGAAATCCGTGCCCGCCGGGTACGGTGTCAGCGCCAGGTAGCCC from Pseudomonas asplenii harbors:
- a CDS encoding FAD/NAD(P)-binding protein encodes the protein MSEILSGQATHAIAPVAGPADVVIVGGGLSGAMLAVQLLRLPGRRRVLIVEPRAELGRGEAYSATELGHTLNGNAARMSVDPDNPDDLPQWLEAYIAQGGWPESDQQHVPVSELFMPRGLFGLYVQQRLAEAREQGAAWGSTAEHVHGEVVDLVTDSDGASLTLADGQQLHAAHAVLATGMFPAARTRQKQSSGLNAAAVDPWDVAAISRLDPQGTVLIIGSGLTMVDAVVSLEQAGHRGPIRVFSRHGLLPHVRRQPPTWGDFLAADHSLRSPLQLLREVRRQCAEAIAAGIDWQAPLDTVRSHIGRLWSQATDGQRRQFVRHVRPWWESHHHRSPPLSAELVERLHGEGRLTIEAASLKGLGEVRDGQVSITLRRRGESHAVTVSGVGLINSTGIEYDWRRVDRPLPQQLLARGLIRPGPLALGIAADPGGAVVDADGNISTRLFAMGPPLRGMWWESTAVTDVASQAKALAARLVQLAASEQGRADPEK
- a CDS encoding ABC transporter ATP-binding protein, producing the protein MGQPAIEAGAAPLLGVDDIEVIYDRSILAVSGVSLSVARGGIVALLGANGAGKSTTLKAISGLVRAERAQVTRGSIHFQGQDSLAVEPSQRVRDGLVHVLEGRHVFGQLTVEDNLRSGGFVRGLSRRELQDDLERIYAWFPRLKTKRKTQAGLTSGGEQQMVAIGRALMTRPTLVLLDEPSMGLAPIIVEEIYEIVAQLNREQQMSFLIAEQNINVALKYATRAHVLDTGRVVLSGTSDELLARGDLQDFYLGKH